The following are encoded in a window of Bdellovibrio svalbardensis genomic DNA:
- a CDS encoding type II secretion system F family protein, protein MRFLFNEWIMIPLFGICVFVIILMWSEKAITWLHKRSLGQREEVVKTLRLMGNDVDEKKITIMILLMSFGVGALAFLLFWPNVLLGVVFGAALTIGGWQLPLLLVRFMYEKRCSVFTDQMVDGLTIMANGIKAGSNPQESMKRVVEIMGNPISQEFSQVLYQMQVGDSFESALSDLGNRIPRPDVQMFVTSINILKETGGNLAETFQTIVTVIRERQKVEKKIQALTAQGLMQGIIVTMIPFILMGVFLMVDPNFIKPMFTTTLGLVLLFVMLALQIIGGVVIKKLVTIKV, encoded by the coding sequence ATGCGTTTTCTTTTTAACGAATGGATTATGATTCCTCTTTTCGGTATCTGCGTTTTCGTGATCATTTTGATGTGGTCCGAGAAAGCAATCACATGGCTGCATAAGCGCAGCCTTGGTCAAAGAGAAGAAGTCGTCAAAACACTTCGTTTGATGGGCAATGATGTTGACGAAAAGAAAATCACCATCATGATTTTACTTATGAGCTTTGGTGTGGGCGCCTTGGCTTTCCTGCTCTTCTGGCCAAATGTTCTTTTAGGAGTTGTGTTTGGCGCAGCTCTGACTATCGGAGGCTGGCAGCTTCCCTTATTGCTTGTTCGCTTCATGTATGAAAAACGCTGCTCCGTCTTCACAGATCAAATGGTGGATGGACTTACTATTATGGCAAACGGTATTAAAGCCGGTTCCAATCCACAAGAATCCATGAAGCGCGTGGTGGAAATCATGGGAAATCCCATCAGCCAGGAGTTCTCACAAGTTCTTTATCAAATGCAAGTCGGTGATAGTTTTGAAAGTGCATTGAGTGATTTGGGAAATCGCATCCCTCGCCCTGATGTGCAGATGTTTGTAACCTCTATCAATATCCTGAAAGAGACCGGCGGTAACTTGGCCGAAACTTTCCAGACCATAGTCACGGTCATTCGTGAAAGACAAAAGGTAGAGAAAAAAATTCAGGCTTTGACAGCACAAGGGCTCATGCAGGGAATCATCGTGACCATGATCCCGTTTATCTTGATGGGCGTATTTTTAATGGTGGATCCTAATTTCATCAAACCCATGTTTACCACAACCCTTGGTCTAGTGTTGTTGTTCGTGATGCTGGCTCTACAAATTATCGGTGGCGTGGTTATCAAAAAGCTTGTTACCATCAAAGTGTAG
- a CDS encoding DUF6531 domain-containing protein: MKKTLLAIAVLFSAQAHALVDMKNANYSNTWIDMDVPGSGYDLKIVRTYNSRSLFNGMFGFGWCSDFETSMEVNAEGNLKVKECGGGLEVTFSPREVSRKDVDNTINAIVAKMKAEKKVGVTEAYINGLKTQLVEDDNARSELAAKYGLTAPVKEGTKFYANGREVEHFVFNKTYYTRNLPDGSAQRFSLQGKLTHIYDKNGNFLKFTYDKDSIAQLEDNNGRRLAFKYFQNKKVKTITGPNGLMAEYKFANLDDLASVKNAWLKTYTYEYDDLHNLTKASWPDKTFVALKYDKKNDWVIGFADRDKCIESYKYEFATNDPKNHYWSTVKKVCGKETIADNKYEFWHQQRADGQFFLQRVMTSVNGNTTDITYHEVFGKPTSIRRNTDRITYEYFPDGLVKVKATAAMRMTYEYDPKVKKVSEVTSVFFNAKGAKVATKQTKFQYDPKGNLAFAQNTDGQKISMTYDNRGRIATITDQAKKVVKIEYEERYGKPAVVTRPGLGTIQVSYKQNGEINKVDSKEGPSVAMQVASTFNNLLDIIAPATAELYL, encoded by the coding sequence ATGAAGAAGACTCTCTTGGCGATCGCAGTTCTTTTTTCTGCGCAAGCGCACGCGCTTGTCGACATGAAAAATGCCAACTATTCGAATACCTGGATTGATATGGATGTTCCAGGCAGCGGATACGATTTGAAAATCGTTAGGACTTACAACAGCCGCTCACTCTTCAATGGTATGTTCGGCTTCGGCTGGTGTTCAGATTTTGAAACCAGCATGGAAGTAAATGCCGAAGGCAACTTGAAGGTGAAAGAATGCGGAGGCGGTCTTGAAGTAACTTTCTCTCCTCGTGAAGTCAGTCGTAAAGATGTCGACAACACGATCAACGCCATCGTTGCTAAAATGAAGGCCGAGAAAAAAGTCGGCGTGACGGAAGCTTACATCAACGGCTTGAAAACTCAGCTCGTTGAAGACGATAACGCCCGTTCAGAGTTGGCAGCCAAGTACGGATTAACGGCGCCAGTTAAAGAAGGGACGAAATTCTATGCAAACGGTCGCGAGGTCGAGCACTTTGTCTTCAATAAGACTTACTACACCCGCAATCTTCCAGATGGCAGCGCTCAACGCTTCAGTCTTCAAGGAAAATTGACTCATATCTACGATAAAAACGGGAACTTCCTGAAATTTACGTATGACAAGGATTCGATTGCTCAACTGGAAGACAACAATGGACGTCGTTTGGCTTTCAAATATTTCCAGAATAAAAAAGTTAAAACTATCACGGGTCCAAACGGCCTCATGGCTGAATATAAATTCGCCAACCTGGATGACTTGGCTTCTGTAAAGAATGCCTGGTTGAAGACATATACTTACGAGTACGATGATCTTCACAATCTAACCAAAGCTTCTTGGCCAGATAAAACTTTTGTCGCTTTGAAATACGACAAAAAGAATGACTGGGTTATCGGTTTCGCAGATCGCGATAAGTGTATCGAGTCTTATAAGTACGAGTTCGCGACAAATGATCCTAAAAATCACTATTGGTCGACTGTTAAGAAAGTCTGCGGCAAAGAAACTATCGCAGATAATAAGTACGAATTCTGGCATCAACAACGTGCTGATGGTCAGTTCTTCCTACAGCGTGTTATGACGTCAGTAAACGGCAACACTACGGATATCACTTATCACGAAGTGTTCGGCAAACCGACTTCTATCCGTCGCAACACAGATCGCATCACTTACGAGTACTTCCCAGACGGACTTGTGAAGGTAAAAGCGACAGCAGCAATGCGTATGACTTACGAATACGATCCAAAAGTTAAGAAGGTCAGCGAAGTGACTTCGGTCTTCTTCAACGCGAAGGGTGCAAAAGTAGCCACCAAGCAAACGAAGTTCCAATACGATCCTAAAGGAAATTTGGCGTTTGCTCAGAACACTGACGGTCAAAAGATTTCAATGACTTATGACAATCGTGGCCGCATCGCAACGATCACTGATCAAGCGAAGAAGGTTGTGAAGATCGAATACGAAGAACGCTACGGCAAACCAGCAGTAGTGACTCGCCCTGGCTTGGGCACCATTCAGGTTTCTTACAAACAGAATGGTGAGATCAATAAGGTCGACAGCAAAGAAGGTCCTTCAGTGGCAATGCAAGTAGCCAGCACATTTAATAACTTGCTAGATATTATCGCTCCAGCTACGGCTGAGCTTTATCTGTAA
- a CDS encoding DUF2059 domain-containing protein, which produces MKKILVAATILVSLGSAFSAFAQESKRSVNPGEDPNEAMTSQGAAVATVGECKECLARLKHMRLSDPTAAQPATGSGQNQGTGSKANEGTN; this is translated from the coding sequence ATGAAAAAGATTTTAGTTGCTGCAACAATCTTAGTTTCTTTAGGTTCGGCCTTCTCTGCATTTGCACAGGAATCAAAACGCTCAGTAAACCCTGGCGAAGACCCGAATGAAGCAATGACCTCACAAGGTGCCGCTGTTGCCACTGTTGGCGAGTGCAAGGAGTGCTTGGCTCGTCTTAAACATATGCGCCTCAGTGATCCTACAGCTGCCCAACCTGCAACTGGCTCAGGCCAAAACCAAGGCACTGGAAGCAAAGCCAACGAAGGTACAAACTAA